From a region of the Poecile atricapillus isolate bPoeAtr1 chromosome 4, bPoeAtr1.hap1, whole genome shotgun sequence genome:
- the ZAR1 gene encoding zygote arrest protein 1: MGVGDGPRPRTRWGWEGTARPAPVGGEGSAAPPRGYLRPPAGGYPGSRAMAEEAMASYLYTAYPPYSYRYPPPKGKGGAAGGWRPRGSSYFPGYGEAAAEYFDNYQRAQLKAILSQVNPNLTPRLRKANTKEVGVQVNPRQDASVQCSLGPRTLLRRRPGPAAPRPREAERGQELGSPATTSTRAVRFPRTIAVYSPVASRRLTAFLEEPSPEPQRRPQQQDKAAAVEEEPAALREQREAEAAAVRASWEKPSDGGAEPLGQRPAEPLGQRPAEPLGQRPAEPLGQRPATPPEPATDASQEEVAEAAEAQPAAEPAAQPPAEPPASPQKRQSSAGKTRLRFQFLEQKYGYYHCKACNIRWESAYVWCVQGTNKVYFRQFCRTCQKSYNPYRVEDITCQSCKQTRCTCPVKMRHVDPKRPHRQDLCGRCRGKRLSCDSTFSFKYII; this comes from the exons ATGGGGGTGGGGGATGGCCCAAGGCCGCGCACCAGgtggggatgggaagggaccGCAAGGCCGGCGCCCGTCGGGGGCGAGGGaagcgcggccccgccccggggGTATTTAAGGCCACCTGCCGGGGGTTACCCCGGGTCCCGTGCGATGGCCGAGGAGGCGATGGCGAGCTATCTGTACACCGCCTACCCCCCCTACTCCTACCGCTACCCACCGCCCAAGGGTAAAGGAGGGGCGGCGGGCGGCTGGCGGCCGCGGGGCAGCAGCTACTTCCCGGGCTACGGGGAGGCGGCCGCCGAGTACTTCGACAACTACCAGCGGGCGCAGCTCAAGGCCATCCTCTCCCAGGTCAACCCCAACCTGACGCCGCGGCTCCGCAAGGCCAACACCAAGGAGGTGGGCGTCCAGGTGAACCCGCGGCAAGACGCCTCGGTGCAGTGCTCGCTCGGGCCCCGCACGCTGCtgcgccgccgccccggccccgccgcgccgcggCCCCGTGAGGCGGAGcgggggcaggagctgggcagcccCGCCACCACCAGCACCCGTGCCGTGCGCTTCCCTCGCACCATCGCAGTCTACTCGCCCGTGGCGTCCCGCAGACTCACCGCCTTCCTGGAGGAGCCGAGCCCGGAGCCGCAGCGGCggccacagcagcaggacaaggcgGCGGCCGTCGAGGAGGAGCCGGCTGCGCTGCGGGAGCAGCGGGAGGCGGAGGCGGCAGCCGTGCGGGCGAGCTGGGAGAAGCCCTCCGACGGTGGCGCCGAGCCTCTggggcagcgcccggccgagccTCTggggcagcgcccggccgagccTCTggggcagcgcccggccgagccTCTGGGGCAGCGCCCGGCCACCCCGCCGGAGCCGGCGACGGACGCAAGCCAGGAGGAGGTGGCAGAGGCAGCCGAGGCACAGCCTGCCGCCGAGCCGGCAGCCCAGCCGCCGGCAGAGCCGCCTGCCTCACCCCAGAAGCGGCAGTCGTCGGCGGGCAAGACCCGCCTGCGTTTCCAG TTCCTGGAGCAGAAGTATGGGTACTACCACTGCAAGGCCTGCAACATCCGCTGGGAGAGCGCCTATGTTTGGTGCGTCCAGGGCACCAACAAG GTCTATTTCCGTCAGTTCTGCCGCACCTGCCAGAAGTCCTACAACCCGTACCGCGTGGAGGACATCACCTGCCAG AGCTGCAAGCAGACGCGGTGCACCTGCCCCGTGAAGATGCGCCACGTGGATCCCAAGAGGCCCCACCGCCAGGACCTCTGTGGGAGATGCAGAGGGAAACGCCTCTCCTGCGATAGCACATTCAGTTTCAAATACATCATCTGA
- the SLC10A4 gene encoding sodium/bile acid cotransporter 4: MASSAQPPAAGGGPDGGSLAGGGETFGDRSLSQGLSVLVGLGLCVTMLGLGCAVELGQLGQQLRRPVGLLLALLGQFVAMPLLAFLLALIFALDEVAAVAVLLCGCCPGGNLSNLMSVLVDGDMNLSIIMTASSTLLALFLMPLCLWIYSRHWINTAVVQLLPLGAVSLTLGSTLLPIGLGVLIRYRHPRTADLLVKISLWSLLVTLVVLFILTGTMLGPDLLAQIPASVYAIAVLMPLAGYALGYGLATVFKMPPHCRRTVSLETGCQNVQLCTAILKLTFSPELIGSMYMFPLLYALFQSAEAGLFVLAYKMYGRDSYKQDTLGEEEDTDISYKKLKEEEVADTSYGTVTTEEHNSIQMEPTQTAL; this comes from the exons GACCTTCGGGGACCGCTCCCTCAGCCAGGGCCTGAGCgtgctggtggggctggggctctgcGTGAccatgctggggctgggctgcgccgtggagctggggcagctggggcagcagctccgGAGGCCCGTAGGGCtgctgctggcgctgctgggACAATTCGTGGCCATGCCGCTGCTGGCATTCCTCCTCGCCCTCATCTTCGCCCTGGACGAGGTGGCGGCTGTGGCTGTACTGCTATGCGGCTGCTGCCCCGGGGGCAACCTCTCCAACCTCATGTCGGTACTCGTCGACGGGGATATGAATCTGAG CATTATCATGACGGCCTCCTCCACGCTGCTGGCCCTCTTCCTGATGCCACTCTGCCTCTGGATCTACAGCCGCCACTGGATCAACACGGCcgtggtgcagctgctgcccctggggGCGGTAAGCCTGACGCTGGGCAGCACCCTGCTGCCCATCGGCCTGGGGGTGCTCATCCGATACCGGCACCCCCGCACCGCCGACCTCCTGGTCAAG ATTTCCCTGTGGTCCCTCTTGGTGACTCTGGTGGTCCTGTTCATCCTGACTGGGACCATGCTGGGTCCAGATCTGTTGGCACAGATTCCTGCGTCTGTCTACGCCATTGCAGTGCTGATGCCTTTGGCAGGGTACGCCTTGGGATATGGCTTAGCCACTGTCTTTAAAATGCCCCCACACTGCAGGAGAACAGTATCTTTGGAAACGGGGTGCCAAAACGTCCAGCTCTGCACTGCCATCCTAAAACTCACCTTCTCCCCGGAGCTCATAGGGAGCATGTACATGTTTCCCTTGCTTTATGCGCTTTTTCAGTCAGCGGAAGCGGGACTGTTTGTGCTGGCATACAAGATGTATGGAAGAGACAGCTACAAGCAAGATACACTTGGTGAAGAGGAAGACACAGATATTTCCTACAAGAAACTGAAGGAAGAGGAGGTAGCTGATACTTCATATGGCACAGTGACCACAGAGGAGCACAACTCCATTCAGATGGAGCCAACTCAGACAGCGCTTTAG